One Chloroflexota bacterium genomic window carries:
- a CDS encoding carboxylate-amine ligase — translation MPLPEPSFSIGVEEEYMLVDLGSRDLVAEPPPELTTALEDQLGKQFSRELLRTQIEVGTKVCNDISELRDDLARLRGAVSAIAGEYAMAPIASSTHPFANWRVQKVTDRERYQALGDDLQVVGSRALIGGMHVHVGIEDDDLRIDLLNQLTYFLPHLLAASTSSPFWEGELTGLMSYRTSVFSELPRTGPPEQFESHADYVQTVAVLQDVGLIDDASKIWWDARLSKSFPTIEMRATDICTDIDDAICLAAVYRCVLRMLTRLRRANQRWRRYSPLLIRENRWRAQRYGIDAGLVDFGQGEIKSFADLCEELLELIAPDAGYFGCMSEVEHLRTIVKRGTSAHRQIDVYRAALANGDSDEVAFSRVVDHLVATTVAGVEPRSHGDTSVAARR, via the coding sequence ATGCCATTACCGGAACCGTCCTTCTCAATCGGGGTGGAGGAGGAATACATGCTGGTCGATCTGGGGTCCCGCGATCTGGTGGCCGAGCCGCCGCCGGAGCTGACCACCGCCCTCGAGGACCAGCTCGGCAAGCAATTCAGCCGCGAGCTCCTGCGGACCCAGATTGAAGTGGGGACAAAAGTCTGCAACGACATAAGCGAGCTGCGCGATGATCTGGCGCGGCTGCGCGGGGCGGTATCCGCGATCGCCGGCGAATACGCGATGGCCCCGATAGCGTCATCCACTCACCCGTTTGCCAACTGGCGCGTGCAGAAGGTCACCGACCGCGAACGGTACCAGGCACTGGGCGACGATCTGCAGGTAGTCGGATCGCGGGCGCTGATCGGCGGAATGCACGTGCACGTGGGAATCGAGGATGACGATCTGCGCATCGACTTACTCAACCAGTTGACCTACTTCCTGCCGCACCTGCTGGCGGCCAGCACTTCCTCGCCGTTCTGGGAAGGGGAGTTGACCGGCCTGATGTCGTACCGCACAAGCGTCTTTTCGGAGCTTCCTCGGACCGGGCCGCCGGAGCAGTTCGAGAGCCACGCCGATTACGTGCAAACCGTCGCGGTCCTGCAGGACGTGGGCCTGATCGACGACGCGTCCAAGATCTGGTGGGACGCCCGGCTCAGCAAGAGTTTCCCGACGATCGAGATGCGCGCCACCGATATCTGCACCGACATCGACGATGCGATCTGCTTGGCCGCCGTTTACCGCTGCGTCTTGCGGATGCTCACTCGCCTGCGGCGAGCCAACCAGCGCTGGCGACGATACTCCCCCCTGCTGATTCGCGAAAACCGCTGGCGCGCGCAGCGATATGGAATAGATGCCGGACTGGTGGACTTCGGACAGGGCGAAATCAAGTCATTTGCGGACCTGTGTGAAGAATTGCTCGAGCTGATCGCGCCGGACGCCGGGTATTTTGGATGCATGAGCGAGGTGGAGCACCTGCGCACGATCGTCAAACGGGGCACCAGCGCCCACCGGCAGATCGACGTGTATCGCGCCGCCCTGGCCAACGGGGACTCGGACGAAGTCGCGTTTTCGCGGGTCGTCGACCACTTGGTGGCCACGACCGTGGCCGGGGTTGAACCCCGCTCCCACGGTGACACCTCCGTAGCGGCCCGCCGGTGA
- the ftsE gene encoding cell division ATP-binding protein FtsE, with protein sequence MIVARNVNYRYPAGELALRTVNLTIRRGEFVFLVGSSGAGKTTLIHLLNRDLVPSSGSIYIDGVNTARLTRSEIPRLRRRVGVIFQDYKLLTRYTVGENVAFALRVTGGYDGAAQRRVREALATVSLADRANDYPFQLSGGEQQRVAIARCLVTKPPIVIADEPTGNLDPEIARETISLLLRISELGTTVIVATHNRELVNSLRQRVIELSGGRLARDEIRAGYTADLLDADAFTSAQSPAEDPSDD encoded by the coding sequence ATCATCGTGGCCCGCAACGTCAACTACCGCTACCCCGCTGGCGAACTGGCGCTCCGCACGGTCAATTTGACGATCCGGCGCGGCGAGTTCGTATTCCTGGTCGGGTCGTCTGGTGCCGGCAAGACGACCCTGATCCATCTTCTAAACCGCGACTTGGTGCCCAGCAGCGGATCGATTTACATCGACGGTGTAAACACCGCGCGCCTGACCCGTTCCGAGATTCCGCGACTGCGGCGCCGAGTCGGGGTGATATTCCAGGACTACAAGTTGCTGACCCGCTACACGGTCGGTGAAAACGTGGCCTTTGCGCTGCGTGTAACCGGCGGATACGACGGCGCCGCCCAGCGTCGGGTGCGGGAAGCGCTGGCGACGGTTTCGCTGGCCGACCGGGCCAACGACTACCCGTTTCAGCTCTCCGGAGGCGAACAGCAGCGGGTCGCGATTGCGCGCTGCCTGGTCACCAAGCCCCCGATCGTGATCGCCGACGAGCCGACCGGCAACCTGGACCCCGAGATCGCGCGCGAGACGATTTCGCTGCTACTGCGGATTTCCGAACTGGGTACGACGGTGATAGTTGCCACCCACAACCGCGAACTGGTCAACAGTCTGCGGCAACGGGTGATCGAACTCTCCGGCGGCAGGCTGGCCCGCGACGAGATCCGCGCCGGCTACACCGCCGACCTGCTCGACGCGGACGCCTTCACGTCGGCGCAATCTCCGGCCGAAGATCCGTCGGATGACTAG
- a CDS encoding ABC transporter permease, producing MTSVHTLQYVFAAAFASMWRNRLTTVAAIVTTTVMLLVFGLFLAANDTLERMVDALGRRTNMVVYLRDDASPVWISQTIADFHARPDVAEVIFVSKEQAADDLRASLSELGEVLDVIGQNPLPASIEVRMEDPANILELAEALRQETDQIEEVLVRADVIERLLNASQLVTIGGGLMIALLALVALLVIVNTIRLAVHSRREEIEVMKLLGATDWFVRGPFLIEGAVIGLIGSVVAAFLTLVIYIRVVPVVNSLISFLPVRTAAFFWVNLALFIVLMGLIIGTLGSYFSVRNAQM from the coding sequence ATGACTAGCGTCCACACCCTGCAGTACGTGTTCGCGGCCGCGTTCGCCTCGATGTGGCGGAACCGGCTGACCACGGTGGCGGCGATAGTCACCACGACGGTCATGCTGCTGGTGTTTGGACTTTTTCTGGCCGCCAACGACACCCTGGAGCGCATGGTCGATGCGCTGGGCCGGCGCACCAACATGGTCGTCTACCTACGCGACGACGCGTCCCCGGTCTGGATCTCGCAGACGATCGCGGATTTCCATGCCCGCCCGGACGTCGCCGAGGTCATCTTCGTCTCCAAGGAGCAGGCGGCCGACGACCTGCGGGCGTCGCTCTCCGAACTGGGCGAGGTGCTCGACGTGATCGGACAGAATCCGCTCCCGGCATCGATCGAAGTGCGCATGGAGGATCCCGCCAACATCCTGGAACTGGCCGAGGCGCTGCGCCAGGAGACCGATCAGATCGAGGAGGTGCTGGTCAGGGCGGACGTGATCGAGCGGCTGCTGAATGCGTCGCAACTGGTGACCATCGGGGGCGGACTGATGATTGCCCTTTTGGCCCTGGTGGCGCTGCTGGTGATCGTGAACACGATCAGACTGGCGGTGCACTCGCGACGCGAGGAAATCGAAGTCATGAAACTGCTCGGGGCCACCGACTGGTTCGTGCGCGGACCCTTCCTGATCGAAGGCGCCGTCATCGGCCTGATCGGATCGGTCGTTGCGGCGTTCCTGACCCTGGTCATCTACATACGGGTGGTGCCGGTGGTGAATTCGCTGATTTCGTTCCTGCCGGTCCGAACGGCCGCTTTCTTCTGGGTGAACTTGGCCCTATTCATCGTTCTCATGGGCCTGATAATCGGCACTCTCGGATCTTATTTCTCGGTTCGCAACGCGCAGATGTAG
- a CDS encoding ATP-binding cassette domain-containing protein produces the protein MSRFATRRCSLILFSNVSKSYGRSRNVLEDINLLIARNEFVFLIGANGAGKSTLLKLATLQEEPSAGTLIIGSQRVNRLNSKGRARLRRRLGIIPQQNRLFYDRTAYANVALPLQVTGEGGNRLRARVMAGLDRVGMADQADTVVNEMSGGQQQRVAIAKALVNDPEILIADEPTEALSPSASQAVMELLLQASSEGITALVATHDSAVVDRLRRRVVKLEEGRVVADVPAGGFDD, from the coding sequence ATTTCTCGGTTCGCAACGCGCAGATGTAGCTTGATTTTGTTCAGCAACGTTTCCAAGTCCTACGGGCGTTCGCGCAACGTCCTTGAGGACATCAATCTGTTAATTGCCCGCAACGAATTCGTATTTCTGATCGGCGCCAACGGGGCCGGCAAATCGACCCTGCTCAAGCTCGCCACGCTTCAGGAGGAACCGAGCGCCGGCACCCTGATCATCGGGTCTCAGCGCGTGAACAGGCTCAATTCGAAGGGGCGCGCCCGGCTGCGTCGGCGACTGGGAATAATCCCGCAGCAGAACCGGCTTTTCTACGACCGCACCGCCTATGCGAACGTGGCTCTGCCACTGCAGGTGACGGGCGAGGGCGGCAATCGGCTGCGCGCGCGGGTCATGGCCGGGCTGGACCGCGTCGGCATGGCCGACCAGGCCGATACCGTCGTCAATGAAATGTCCGGCGGACAGCAGCAGCGCGTGGCGATAGCCAAGGCCCTGGTCAACGATCCCGAAATCCTCATCGCCGACGAACCGACCGAAGCCCTGAGTCCCTCGGCGTCGCAGGCCGTGATGGAGCTGTTGCTGCAGGCCAGCAGCGAAGGAATCACGGCGCTGGTCGCCACCCACGATTCGGCGGTAGTCGACCGATTGCGCCGCCGCGTGGTCAAGCTGGAGGAAGGCCGGGTCGTGGCCGACGTGCCGGCCGGCGGATTCGATGACTAG
- a CDS encoding peptidoglycan DD-metalloendopeptidase family protein has translation MTRFSRRLLLRGSALAGVAAVAAAGAPRSDADELSDLRSKLAAAEQDLESSGQSLSASDALRAATAARSSALQVQLRVTDEARFRELVRAQEIDYQLDIGALETERTRREIADLESEFEFIRRSVGSRIRAIYKASRSTSPLTLILSSDSLTEGLDKVAALEQVLRQDQDEIKRLLAKREEIRLRYDLLKDQQDNLGQLREQKAAVQAALDRRWEEHLQRVEEVKRQQAGYESDVRAFAAEQSALGGQIDYLKQQIEDELARIERERQIAEARRRAAGLSGGAYFPPLYGIVTTEFGGCTYGQCPHLGIDIAAPLATPIVAASSGVVIKSGYAIAGNRWASYGMTVIIAHGTHEETLYAHLADTSHPPTVRQGDTVIVGDTIGYVGVTGWTTGPHLHFELRRNGAPVNPRDSIQFGF, from the coding sequence ATGACTAGGTTCTCGCGCCGGCTGCTGCTGCGCGGATCGGCCCTGGCCGGGGTGGCCGCGGTGGCCGCGGCGGGCGCCCCCAGATCCGACGCCGACGAGCTTTCCGACCTGCGCAGCAAATTGGCGGCCGCCGAGCAGGATCTTGAATCCTCCGGCCAGTCGCTGTCGGCTTCCGACGCGCTGCGGGCCGCCACCGCCGCCCGGTCCTCGGCGCTGCAAGTGCAACTGCGGGTGACCGACGAAGCGCGATTCCGGGAACTGGTCAGAGCCCAGGAAATCGACTACCAGCTCGACATCGGGGCCCTAGAAACCGAACGCACGCGGCGCGAGATCGCGGACCTTGAATCCGAGTTCGAGTTCATCCGGCGCTCGGTCGGTTCGCGCATCCGGGCAATCTACAAGGCCTCGCGCAGCACCAGCCCGCTTACCCTGATCCTCTCCTCGGACTCGTTGACCGAGGGGCTGGACAAGGTGGCCGCGCTGGAGCAGGTGCTGCGCCAGGACCAGGACGAGATAAAGCGGCTGCTGGCCAAGCGCGAGGAAATCCGGCTGCGCTACGACCTGCTCAAAGACCAGCAGGACAACCTGGGCCAGCTGCGCGAACAAAAGGCCGCTGTGCAGGCGGCGCTGGATAGGCGTTGGGAAGAGCATCTGCAGCGGGTCGAGGAGGTCAAACGGCAGCAGGCCGGCTACGAGTCCGACGTGCGCGCGTTCGCCGCCGAACAGTCCGCGCTTGGCGGGCAAATCGACTACCTGAAACAGCAGATCGAGGACGAGCTGGCTCGGATCGAGCGCGAGCGGCAGATAGCGGAGGCGCGGCGGCGGGCGGCCGGATTGTCCGGCGGAGCCTATTTCCCGCCGCTTTACGGGATCGTAACCACCGAGTTCGGTGGCTGCACCTACGGACAGTGCCCGCACCTGGGAATCGACATCGCCGCACCGCTGGCCACGCCGATCGTGGCCGCCTCCAGCGGAGTGGTCATCAAGTCGGGCTACGCGATCGCCGGCAATCGCTGGGCCTCTTACGGGATGACCGTGATAATCGCCCACGGGACCCACGAGGAGACCCTTTACGCCCACCTAGCCGACACCAGCCATCCGCCCACCGTTAGGCAGGGCGACACGGTGATCGTCGGCGACACGATCGGCTACGTCGGCGTGACCGGCTGGACCACCGGACCGCATCTCCACTTCGAGCTCCGCCGCAATGGGGCCCCCGTCAATCCCCGCGACTCGATCCAGTTCGGTTTCTAG
- a CDS encoding S41 family peptidase yields MAMIGRVRQRLVGAMIRPLPLIGALLLAVAALLGGMLLGSSELPSPFREGHPDPEDAALLEEDFAVFWQAWSTLQDNFYAGPLDSRELMRGAVDGMVGAADDAHTYFLPPERAGNHRDWINGTFSGIGVSMSLEPDGAVRIQRVFPGTPAHDAGLLAGDQILSVDDRLLSDLPLAEGLYLIRGESGTVVVLDVYRPGTDESLRFEIERSRISPPTVWARQIDGFGFVELTQFRSRTAGELQDALAELSDAGVAGVVLDLRGNGGGFLSSALGVASQFLPEGVTVAYQTQRTGPNVRHRTGSDGEALRMPLVVLVDSDTASAAEIVAAALADNRRAPLVGQQTYGKGSVQLSFDLADDSLVRVTVGKWLTAGGVPIDGAGLEPDVTVSTSSQRDPNDDDLALAEALRLMRADAGCCLIQDAAA; encoded by the coding sequence ATGGCGATGATCGGCCGAGTCCGCCAACGCCTGGTCGGGGCCATGATCCGCCCGCTGCCCCTGATCGGAGCGCTGCTGCTGGCGGTGGCCGCCCTCCTGGGCGGTATGCTGCTGGGCAGCTCCGAGCTGCCCAGCCCGTTTCGCGAAGGACACCCGGACCCCGAGGACGCCGCCCTCCTGGAAGAGGATTTCGCGGTCTTCTGGCAGGCCTGGTCGACGCTGCAGGACAACTTTTACGCCGGGCCGCTGGATTCGCGGGAACTGATGCGCGGCGCGGTCGACGGGATGGTCGGCGCGGCCGACGATGCCCATACCTACTTCCTGCCGCCCGAGCGGGCCGGCAACCACCGCGATTGGATCAACGGCACCTTTTCCGGAATCGGAGTTTCGATGTCGCTGGAGCCGGATGGAGCGGTCCGGATACAGCGGGTGTTTCCGGGCACGCCGGCGCACGACGCCGGCCTGCTGGCGGGGGACCAGATCCTATCGGTCGACGACCGGTTGCTCTCCGACCTGCCGCTCGCCGAGGGCCTGTATCTGATCCGCGGGGAGTCCGGCACGGTGGTGGTGCTCGACGTCTATCGTCCCGGCACTGACGAATCGCTCAGGTTTGAGATCGAGCGCTCGCGGATCAGTCCGCCCACGGTATGGGCGCGCCAGATCGATGGATTCGGGTTCGTCGAGCTGACCCAGTTCCGCTCGCGCACCGCCGGCGAACTTCAGGACGCGCTCGCCGAGCTATCCGACGCGGGCGTCGCCGGAGTCGTCCTGGATTTGCGCGGCAACGGGGGCGGATTCTTGAGCTCGGCCCTGGGAGTGGCCTCGCAGTTCTTGCCGGAGGGAGTAACGGTCGCCTATCAGACCCAGCGCACCGGTCCCAACGTCCGGCACCGCACCGGCAGCGACGGCGAGGCGCTGCGGATGCCGCTGGTCGTGCTGGTCGATTCCGATACCGCCAGCGCGGCCGAAATCGTGGCGGCGGCCCTGGCTGACAATCGCCGGGCCCCGCTGGTGGGGCAGCAGACCTACGGCAAGGGGTCGGTGCAGCTCAGTTTCGACCTCGCCGACGACTCGCTGGTGCGGGTAACGGTCGGCAAATGGCTCACCGCCGGCGGGGTTCCCATCGACGGCGCCGGCCTGGAGCCGGACGTGACGGTCAGCACATCGTCGCAGCGCGATCCCAACGACGATGATCTGGCCCTGGCGGAGGCGCTGCGCCTGATGCGCGCCGACGCCGGATGTTGCCTGATCCAGGACGCGGCGGCCTGA
- a CDS encoding D-2-hydroxyacid dehydrogenase, whose translation MKIVIASEGISASIDRLRAAHPDVEVVVPDSDAEFAEVVGDAEVVFDPFRRPGGLAACKSAKWVQTGGAGVEKAPLGEVKGRGITLTNAAGVHAIPVADTAMALLLGVARRLNWAVRNHLAHCWAPDRGTYELVGKTAGLIALGGIGIEVARRLKGFQMRIIGVDVDPGITSEFVDEVRHVDELGWLLGQSDVVVVCAPDTPATHHMFNSTTFAQMKQGSIFVNVSRGGLTRTPDLIAALDSGHLWGAGLDVVDEEPLGQGDPLWRREDVLITPHIGGASTARDERLADLFIDNVGRYKSGRPLRNVVDLGEGY comes from the coding sequence ATGAAGATCGTCATTGCCAGCGAAGGCATCTCCGCGAGCATCGACCGCCTGCGGGCGGCCCATCCCGATGTCGAGGTGGTGGTTCCCGACAGCGATGCCGAATTCGCCGAGGTGGTGGGCGACGCCGAAGTGGTGTTCGACCCCTTCCGGCGCCCCGGCGGACTGGCCGCCTGCAAATCGGCAAAGTGGGTCCAGACCGGCGGCGCCGGCGTCGAAAAAGCGCCGCTGGGCGAAGTCAAGGGCCGCGGGATCACCCTTACCAATGCCGCCGGCGTGCATGCGATACCGGTGGCCGACACCGCCATGGCCCTGTTGCTGGGAGTTGCCCGGCGATTGAACTGGGCGGTGCGCAACCATCTGGCGCACTGCTGGGCCCCGGACCGCGGGACCTACGAACTGGTCGGCAAGACTGCCGGACTCATCGCGCTAGGCGGGATCGGAATCGAGGTCGCGCGGCGCCTGAAGGGTTTCCAGATGCGGATCATCGGGGTCGACGTGGACCCCGGGATAACGTCCGAATTCGTGGACGAGGTGCGGCATGTTGACGAACTCGGCTGGCTGCTGGGTCAGTCGGACGTGGTCGTGGTCTGCGCGCCCGACACGCCCGCCACTCACCACATGTTCAATTCGACCACCTTCGCCCAGATGAAGCAGGGCTCGATCTTCGTGAACGTTTCCCGCGGCGGACTCACCCGCACGCCGGACCTGATCGCGGCGCTGGATTCGGGCCACCTCTGGGGCGCCGGCCTCGACGTCGTTGACGAGGAGCCGCTGGGCCAGGGCGACCCGCTCTGGCGAAGGGAAGACGTCTTGATCACGCCCCATATCGGCGGTGCCTCGACCGCCCGCGACGAACGCCTGGCCGACCTTTTCATCGACAATGTCGGTCGCTACAAGTCGGGCCGGCCGCTGCGCAACGTGGTCGACCTGGGCGAGGGCTACTAG
- a CDS encoding sulfatase, with protein sequence MNFVVVVSDTLRRDHVSCYDDQPDRWASGGRWKVETPNIDRLARMGARFDNYYVSSFPTVLNRHEMLTGLPVFTYHEWAPLPPGEVTMGEYLAEAGYRSMLVADTPHIFRQGFNYSRGFSAFDWVRGQENDAVRLDPPDAELEPPFDVAKVRATINSWRNHTRTTLAARQEEDYFAPTTFRRAANWLERNRGNQPFLLVVDTFDPHEPWDPPDWYVEKFYPSIRERMTFPAYDHVSKFLEPEELLSAHAHYCGEVAMVDRWFGRILDTLQTLNLLEDTAVIIVSDHGYLFGEKDIIGKHLGLAGYSEAIPLWPEISHIPMVAHVPGVTRPGSTVEGYAHPQDILPTLLELAGLAIPDELAGHSLVGLMNGSHGQVRPAAISAHSIIAEVAGRPARVTADGWSLYLGGAVTERSPASLYGFGGGTATLRDPWWIPVRERVARQERANDVALTPMLFNDLIDPRHERDVIAENPERAERLKRLLIEFLVECGTDEVYVAPRRAMPVS encoded by the coding sequence ATGAACTTTGTGGTGGTGGTCTCCGACACGCTGCGGCGAGATCACGTCAGCTGCTACGACGATCAGCCCGATAGGTGGGCGTCCGGCGGCCGCTGGAAGGTCGAGACCCCCAACATCGACCGCCTGGCCCGGATGGGGGCGCGGTTCGACAACTACTACGTCTCCTCGTTTCCCACGGTGCTGAACCGCCACGAGATGCTGACCGGGCTGCCGGTGTTCACCTATCACGAGTGGGCGCCGTTGCCGCCCGGGGAGGTGACCATGGGCGAGTACCTGGCCGAGGCCGGTTACCGGTCGATGCTGGTGGCCGACACCCCGCACATCTTCCGCCAGGGGTTCAACTACTCGCGGGGCTTTAGCGCGTTCGACTGGGTGCGGGGCCAGGAGAACGACGCAGTGCGGCTGGATCCGCCCGACGCCGAGCTGGAACCGCCCTTCGACGTTGCCAAGGTCCGGGCCACCATAAATTCCTGGCGCAACCATACGCGCACCACCCTTGCCGCCCGCCAGGAGGAGGACTACTTCGCCCCGACCACGTTCAGGCGCGCCGCCAACTGGCTGGAGCGCAACCGCGGCAACCAGCCGTTCCTGCTGGTGGTGGACACGTTCGACCCGCACGAGCCCTGGGACCCGCCGGACTGGTACGTGGAGAAGTTCTACCCGTCAATTCGGGAAAGAATGACCTTCCCCGCTTACGACCACGTTTCCAAATTCCTCGAACCCGAGGAGCTGCTCTCGGCGCACGCCCACTACTGCGGCGAAGTGGCGATGGTGGACCGCTGGTTCGGGCGCATCCTGGACACCCTGCAGACCCTGAACCTGCTTGAGGACACCGCGGTCATCATCGTCTCCGACCACGGCTACCTGTTCGGCGAAAAGGACATCATCGGCAAGCATCTGGGCCTGGCCGGGTACAGCGAGGCGATTCCGCTCTGGCCGGAGATTTCGCACATTCCGATGGTGGCCCACGTCCCCGGCGTCACCCGTCCGGGCAGCACCGTCGAAGGCTACGCCCACCCCCAGGACATCCTCCCGACATTGCTGGAGCTGGCCGGGCTGGCGATTCCGGACGAACTGGCCGGCCATTCGCTGGTCGGCTTGATGAACGGTTCGCACGGCCAGGTGCGTCCGGCGGCGATCTCGGCCCACTCGATCATCGCCGAGGTGGCCGGCCGGCCGGCGCGGGTGACCGCGGACGGCTGGAGCCTCTACCTGGGCGGGGCGGTCACCGAACGTTCCCCGGCCTCCCTTTACGGTTTCGGCGGCGGCACCGCGACGCTGCGCGACCCGTGGTGGATTCCGGTCCGCGAACGCGTCGCCCGCCAGGAGCGCGCCAACGACGTCGCCCTGACCCCGATGCTCTTTAACGACCTCATTGATCCGCGCCACGAACGCGACGTGATCGCGGAGAACCCCGAGCGCGCCGAGCGCCTCAAGCGCCTGCTGATCGAATTCCTGGTCGAATGCGGGACCGACGAGGTTTACGTAGCGCCGCGGCGGGCGATGCCGGTCAGCTGA
- a CDS encoding quinone oxidoreductase — protein sequence MQAIQITAFGGSDALALVDLPVPDPGPGQVLIKVAHAGVNYIDTYHRTGLYPLELPLVIGLEGAGTVAAAGEGVAGLGAGDRVAWSSVSGSYAQYLLAPAAQVVKVPDGVGLRDAAAAMLQGMTAHYLCKSTYPLQAGQWCLIHAGAGGVGLLLTQMCKLIGASVITTVSNPAKAELSRAAGADEVINYTESDFVAEVGKITDGQGVAVAYDGVGKTTAIGSLKSLQRRGLLALFGNASGAPDPIEPLLLNSLGSLYLTRPSLFDYISTRPEFERRSAEVFGWIAAGQLKLRIEFEYPLAEARTAHDMLEGRKTTGKVLLNP from the coding sequence ATGCAAGCGATTCAGATCACCGCGTTCGGCGGCAGCGACGCCCTCGCCCTCGTCGATCTCCCCGTCCCCGACCCCGGACCCGGGCAAGTTCTGATCAAAGTCGCCCACGCCGGCGTCAACTACATCGACACCTACCACCGCACCGGTCTGTATCCGCTCGAACTGCCGCTGGTGATCGGCCTCGAAGGCGCCGGGACCGTGGCCGCGGCGGGAGAGGGAGTGGCCGGGCTCGGTGCCGGCGACCGGGTGGCCTGGTCCTCGGTGTCTGGTTCCTACGCGCAGTACCTGCTGGCGCCCGCGGCACAGGTGGTCAAGGTTCCCGACGGAGTCGGCCTGCGTGACGCGGCGGCGGCGATGCTGCAGGGAATGACCGCTCACTACCTGTGCAAGAGCACATACCCCCTGCAGGCCGGTCAGTGGTGCCTGATCCACGCCGGCGCGGGCGGGGTCGGGTTGCTGCTGACCCAGATGTGCAAGCTGATCGGCGCAAGTGTCATCACCACCGTCTCGAACCCGGCCAAGGCCGAGCTCTCGCGGGCCGCCGGGGCCGATGAGGTCATCAACTACACCGAATCCGATTTCGTAGCCGAAGTCGGGAAGATTACCGACGGACAGGGCGTGGCAGTCGCCTACGACGGGGTCGGCAAGACCACCGCGATCGGCAGCCTGAAATCCCTGCAGCGCCGCGGCTTGCTGGCCCTTTTCGGCAACGCCAGCGGGGCCCCAGATCCGATCGAGCCGCTGTTGCTCAACAGTCTGGGCTCGCTGTATCTGACCCGGCCCTCGCTGTTTGATTACATTTCCACGCGCCCGGAATTCGAGCGGCGCTCGGCCGAAGTCTTCGGCTGGATCGCCGCCGGCCAGCTCAAGCTGCGGATCGAATTCGAATACCCGCTCGCCGAAGCCAGGACCGCGCACGACATGCTCGAGGGTCGCAAGACCACCGGCAAGGTGTTGCTCAACCCCTAA
- a CDS encoding Gfo/Idh/MocA family oxidoreductase yields MPPIRVGVIGCGAIAQIMHLPYLRELDDRFEITAICDLSPSLLAYIGDRYAVPRRYRDHHELIADPGVDAVLILSGGDHASVVIEALRAGRHVLCEKPLTYTVANARAVAAAQAECSARLLMGYSVAFDPAVEAIRGELAGWERLDYVSLQICNPENTATYAHLDVRSFPDTPDWARGATSLLDDSNPVMGQIESVIGSTPDAAMAQAFFTLHGSCIHETYTLRLLLGEEPEIIDARAWDQGRCVAMTVRYPDEVVVQQSWIFNHGLIDYRQALVVVGGSKRLEAHWPSPYHPSAPTRFQVREMQDEAVIARTVQASYEESFKLELLHFHDVCCGRAQPLHNARHAVLDTAHLNRAAQLVHQNMV; encoded by the coding sequence TTGCCGCCAATCCGCGTCGGGGTGATCGGGTGCGGCGCGATCGCCCAAATAATGCACCTGCCCTACCTGCGCGAACTGGACGACCGGTTCGAGATAACCGCGATCTGCGATCTATCCCCTTCGCTGCTTGCCTACATCGGCGATCGCTACGCGGTGCCCCGGCGCTACCGGGACCATCACGAATTGATCGCCGATCCGGGTGTCGACGCGGTCCTGATCCTCAGCGGCGGCGATCACGCGTCGGTCGTCATCGAGGCCCTCCGCGCCGGTCGCCACGTCCTGTGCGAGAAGCCGCTTACCTACACGGTCGCCAACGCCCGCGCGGTTGCTGCGGCCCAGGCTGAATGCTCGGCCCGCCTGCTGATGGGATATTCGGTCGCATTCGACCCGGCCGTGGAGGCGATCAGGGGCGAGTTGGCCGGCTGGGAAAGACTCGATTACGTCTCTTTGCAGATCTGCAATCCGGAGAACACCGCGACCTACGCGCACCTGGACGTGCGCAGTTTCCCCGACACGCCCGACTGGGCCCGGGGGGCGACCAGTCTGCTGGACGATTCCAACCCGGTGATGGGCCAGATCGAATCGGTCATCGGATCAACGCCGGACGCGGCGATGGCGCAGGCGTTCTTCACCCTGCACGGCTCCTGCATCCACGAGACCTACACGTTGCGACTGCTACTGGGCGAGGAGCCCGAGATCATCGACGCCCGGGCCTGGGACCAGGGCCGCTGCGTGGCGATGACCGTGCGTTACCCGGATGAGGTGGTAGTCCAGCAGAGCTGGATCTTCAATCACGGCCTTATCGACTACCGCCAGGCGCTGGTCGTGGTCGGCGGATCAAAACGGCTCGAAGCGCATTGGCCGTCGCCGTACCATCCGTCGGCGCCTACCCGCTTTCAAGTTCGCGAAATGCAGGATGAGGCGGTAATCGCCCGAACCGTACAGGCTTCCTACGAGGAATCGTTCAAGCTCGAACTCTTACATTTCCACGATGTGTGCTGCGGCCGCGCCCAGCCGCTGCACAACGCCCGGCATGCCGTCCTGGACACCGCCCACCTGAACCGCGCCGCCCAGCTGGTGCACCAGAACATGGTCTAG